The following are from one region of the Phormidium sp. PBR-2020 genome:
- a CDS encoding response regulator: MFLAYIPHGHCYLWESSLVRLHVISDSLIALSYYSIPLILIYFSRQREDLPFRGILWLFCAFILACGTSHLLEIWTLWHPSYWLSGSLKAITALISLYTALSLISFVPKALAFRSPQELEALNSELEQEIEQRQRVEAQLNYILQGTGAVTGQDFFTALVEHLAKTLKVRQVCLAQQTAEAPDSLTTLAIWQNDSLRENITYAISGSPCEPVMRQGEPLCVLKDVQEQFPEATAMKAIEAACYLGCPLLDRKQNVLGVLCIHHDTELDDPQTVLAIINIFAMRAAAELLRQQAEQARLQAYDSLEESVCRATQRLRERTNELIDANISLEKEIQDRIAAEAALRESEERWQLAIQGSNEGIWDWDLKGDRIFYSTGWKNILGYRDDEIPNDPDIFLQLVHPDDKETVKQALLDHLNCKSRIYSQEFRMRCKQGTYKWVLARGQALWDETGEPVRMAGSHTNIHDRKRAEAALREGAARERALARAIARMRQTLDLEDIFSATTDELRDVLKCDRVLVYRFFPDWSGTYVAESVTSPWEPLIQTANQDPNLTRVATKRLDCSASELESTDNLVQDTYLQENYGYPYRDRKTHRAVSDIYEAGFDDCYLGLLEQLQARAYIIVPIFCGKHLWGLLAIYENGQPRHWTQGDIKIALQISNQLGVAVQQAELLARTREQALELKQAKEAADMANRAKSEFLANMSHELRTPLNAILGFSQLLQRPGLSATEQEQYLKTILSSGEHLLGLVNEVLEMSKIEAARVTLTYQDVDFYQLLDSLYRLLKLKAERQNLDLFFNIANDVPRYLKIDERKLKQVLLNLLGNALKFTEQGQVTLTVMAKSLEFITPRVPESTRSHLSFAIEDTGPGIDADEIELLFQPFTQTNSGLQSRGGTGLGLSISQQFVRLMGGEIQVKSTIGMGSCFSFEIPVELGSASAIQQQSQLPGRVKGLTPGQRDYRILVVEDEPTNQLLLVEFLKSIGFKVRAASNGREALEIAPQWQPDLIWMDMRMPELNGYEATPQIKALPSCQDTIIIALTASAFEEERSAILASGCDDFIRKPFREVEILTKIQQYLEVDYEYEGDIQMPTELEACSLLGIQDPQLDFVNPGRQSTQPSVEQVQHWISQLPQALVNQLHQAALQGSDDQILDLLATIEEVREEADLDGDCRQLLKTWAQDFRFDRILDMTQYSQER, translated from the coding sequence GTGTTCCTTGCCTATATTCCTCATGGCCATTGTTATCTCTGGGAATCCTCCCTGGTCAGGCTACATGTCATCAGTGACAGTCTGATTGCCCTGAGCTACTATTCCATTCCCCTCATTCTCATTTACTTTAGCCGCCAACGAGAGGATTTACCCTTCCGAGGCATTCTCTGGCTCTTTTGCGCCTTCATCTTGGCCTGTGGGACTAGCCACTTACTAGAAATTTGGACCCTTTGGCATCCCAGCTATTGGCTCTCCGGTAGCCTCAAAGCCATCACCGCTCTCATTTCTCTCTATACTGCCCTCAGCCTGATTTCCTTCGTCCCCAAAGCCCTGGCCTTCCGGAGTCCCCAGGAACTCGAAGCGCTCAACAGCGAATTAGAACAAGAAATTGAGCAGCGTCAGAGGGTAGAAGCTCAATTGAACTATATTCTCCAAGGCACTGGGGCCGTCACAGGGCAAGATTTTTTTACCGCCCTCGTGGAACATCTCGCCAAAACCCTCAAGGTGCGCCAAGTCTGTCTTGCTCAACAGACTGCTGAAGCCCCCGACTCGCTGACGACATTGGCGATATGGCAGAACGACTCCTTACGGGAGAATATCACCTATGCCATCAGTGGCAGTCCCTGCGAACCAGTGATGCGTCAAGGGGAACCTCTATGCGTTCTCAAGGACGTTCAAGAGCAATTTCCCGAGGCTACAGCTATGAAGGCGATCGAGGCCGCCTGCTACCTGGGCTGTCCTCTGCTAGACCGAAAACAAAACGTGCTTGGCGTCCTCTGTATCCATCATGACACTGAATTAGACGACCCCCAAACCGTCCTCGCTATTATCAACATCTTCGCGATGCGGGCGGCAGCGGAACTCTTGCGCCAACAAGCTGAACAGGCTCGACTTCAGGCCTATGACAGTTTAGAAGAAAGCGTTTGTCGAGCTACCCAACGGCTGCGAGAACGGACCAATGAGCTGATTGATGCCAACATTAGCCTAGAAAAAGAAATCCAGGATCGCATTGCAGCCGAAGCTGCCCTACGAGAAAGTGAAGAACGCTGGCAGTTGGCTATTCAAGGGAGTAATGAGGGCATCTGGGACTGGGATCTTAAGGGCGATCGCATCTTTTATTCCACCGGTTGGAAAAATATCCTCGGCTACCGTGACGACGAAATCCCCAACGACCCGGATATCTTTCTACAACTGGTGCATCCTGACGACAAGGAAACCGTTAAACAAGCCCTCCTGGACCATCTCAACTGTAAAAGCCGCATTTACTCCCAGGAATTTCGGATGCGTTGCAAACAGGGAACCTACAAATGGGTTCTCGCCCGTGGCCAGGCCCTTTGGGATGAGACTGGGGAACCGGTACGCATGGCCGGGTCTCATACGAACATCCACGATCGCAAACGGGCTGAAGCAGCTTTGCGGGAGGGAGCAGCCCGAGAACGGGCCCTGGCCCGGGCCATTGCCCGAATGCGGCAAACCCTCGATCTCGAGGACATCTTTAGTGCCACCACCGACGAACTACGGGATGTATTGAAGTGCGATCGCGTTCTCGTCTATCGCTTCTTCCCCGATTGGAGTGGAACCTATGTGGCCGAATCCGTCACCTCCCCTTGGGAGCCACTCATTCAAACAGCCAACCAAGACCCTAACCTAACGCGGGTGGCAACCAAACGACTCGACTGTAGTGCCAGTGAACTAGAAAGCACCGATAACCTAGTTCAAGATACCTATCTACAAGAAAATTATGGCTATCCCTACCGCGATCGCAAAACTCACCGAGCCGTCAGCGATATTTATGAAGCCGGTTTCGATGACTGTTACCTGGGCCTATTGGAACAATTGCAGGCCCGCGCTTATATTATCGTGCCCATCTTCTGCGGTAAGCACCTTTGGGGACTCCTCGCTATTTATGAAAATGGTCAACCCCGTCATTGGACTCAGGGAGATATTAAAATCGCCCTACAAATCAGTAACCAGTTAGGGGTTGCCGTTCAGCAAGCGGAACTCCTAGCTCGCACCCGTGAACAAGCCTTAGAACTCAAGCAGGCCAAAGAAGCAGCGGATATGGCGAACCGGGCCAAAAGTGAGTTTCTGGCGAATATGAGCCACGAACTGCGAACTCCCCTCAATGCTATCCTAGGCTTTTCTCAACTGTTGCAACGTCCCGGACTCTCAGCCACGGAGCAAGAGCAGTATCTGAAAACGATTTTGTCGAGTGGGGAACATTTGCTAGGATTAGTCAATGAAGTCTTAGAGATGTCTAAAATTGAAGCGGCACGGGTGACCCTAACTTACCAGGATGTGGATTTTTATCAACTTCTGGATAGCCTTTATCGTCTCCTAAAGCTCAAAGCTGAACGACAGAACCTGGATTTGTTTTTTAATATCGCCAATGATGTTCCCCGCTACCTCAAAATTGATGAGCGGAAACTAAAACAGGTTCTCCTCAATTTGTTGGGAAATGCTTTGAAATTCACTGAACAGGGACAGGTGACCTTGACGGTAATGGCGAAGTCCCTTGAATTTATAACTCCAAGGGTTCCAGAGTCAACGCGATCGCACCTAAGTTTTGCCATTGAAGATACGGGACCGGGGATTGACGCTGACGAAATTGAACTCTTGTTTCAACCCTTTACACAAACGAACTCGGGGCTACAATCGCGAGGTGGAACAGGACTAGGACTGTCAATTTCTCAACAGTTTGTGCGGTTGATGGGAGGCGAAATTCAGGTAAAAAGTACCATTGGCATGGGGTCATGTTTTAGTTTTGAGATTCCTGTTGAGCTAGGATCAGCCAGTGCTATTCAACAACAATCCCAGTTGCCCGGCCGGGTCAAAGGCTTAACCCCAGGCCAGCGGGACTATCGGATTCTCGTGGTTGAAGACGAACCCACCAATCAACTGCTCCTGGTGGAATTTCTCAAATCCATCGGCTTTAAGGTTCGTGCCGCGAGTAACGGCCGTGAAGCCCTTGAGATCGCCCCCCAATGGCAGCCTGACCTCATTTGGATGGATATGCGAATGCCGGAACTCAATGGCTATGAAGCCACTCCCCAAATTAAAGCGCTGCCTAGTTGTCAAGATACAATTATTATTGCCCTCACGGCCAGTGCCTTTGAAGAAGAACGATCTGCCATTCTAGCTTCAGGATGTGATGACTTTATCCGAAAACCCTTTCGTGAGGTAGAGATCTTAACGAAGATACAGCAGTATCTTGAAGTGGACTACGAGTATGAGGGAGATATACAGATGCCGACCGAGTTAGAAGCGTGCAGTCTGCTTGGCATTCAAGACCCTCAATTAGATTTTGTCAACCCGGGCCGCCAGTCAACTCAGCCGAGTGTGGAGCAAGTGCAGCACTGGATTAGTCAGCTACCCCAGGCGCTTGTTAACCAGCTTCATCAGGCAGCCTTGCAGGGAAGTGATGATCAAATTTTGGACCTATTAGCCACTATTGAGGAAGTCCGTGAGGAGGCAGACCTCGATGGGGATTGTCGCCAGCTTCTCAAGACTTGGGCCCAAGACTTCCGGTTTGATCGAATCCTTGACATGACACAATACTCTCAAGAGCGATAA
- a CDS encoding EAL domain-containing protein, whose product MKDTPKDLEQADILIVDDTPENLRLLSNMLSRRGYRVRKAISGSMALTAVQTLPPDLILLDIMMPDMDGYALCDRLKEDKRTQDIPVVFLSALNDVFDKVKAFTVGGADYIAKPFQIEEVLARVHHQLRIKSAERQIRQLNADLEQRVDERTSQLRERTRQLESANRQLLDEISQRERIQKRLKYLAFHDRLTNLPNRAQFEIKLTESLEDEKVEVDLAVLFIDCDRFKVVNDSLGHAVGDELIKSLAKRLRDNLDAEVIVARWGGDEFVALLYDNSEAEVIAIAQDLLTVLSEPHQLSRHEVFVNTSIGIAFCVADLSPEELLRNADAAMYRAKALGGNRYHLFDPILHQEALERLALENDLRYAYERQEFEVYYQPILDLQNGELFGFEALLRWHHPERGWVAPSDFIATIEETGLIDKVGEWVLEQACTQLKQWHQDWNLPLVMSVNLSVRQFAQPDFLDQVDRVLINTGIEPRFLKLEITETALMENSQSTLFILKQLKSKQIQISIDDFGTGYSSLSYLQTFPVDTLKIDRAFVVGMSDSPDGKGLVPAILNLARATNIETIAEGIETTEQRDILRSLGCNFAQGFLFARPSKASELHPDKIHFGGES is encoded by the coding sequence ATGAAAGATACCCCTAAAGACCTGGAACAAGCCGATATTCTCATTGTTGATGATACCCCGGAAAACTTGAGGCTGCTGTCGAATATGCTGTCTCGGCGAGGGTATCGGGTGCGTAAGGCGATTAGTGGGTCTATGGCCCTAACGGCGGTGCAAACCTTGCCGCCAGACTTGATTTTACTGGATATCATGATGCCGGATATGGACGGCTATGCCTTGTGCGATCGCCTTAAAGAGGATAAACGCACCCAAGATATTCCGGTGGTCTTTCTCAGTGCCCTCAATGATGTCTTTGATAAGGTTAAGGCGTTTACCGTCGGGGGCGCCGATTACATTGCCAAGCCGTTTCAGATCGAGGAAGTCTTAGCCCGTGTTCATCATCAACTGCGAATTAAGTCCGCTGAACGACAAATTCGCCAACTGAATGCAGATTTAGAGCAACGAGTGGATGAACGCACCAGTCAACTTCGGGAGCGAACTCGCCAGTTAGAATCTGCGAACCGTCAGCTACTCGATGAAATTAGCCAGCGAGAGCGGATTCAGAAACGTCTGAAGTACTTGGCCTTTCACGATCGCCTGACGAATCTTCCCAATCGGGCCCAGTTTGAGATTAAACTCACTGAATCCTTAGAAGATGAGAAAGTTGAGGTGGATTTAGCCGTCTTATTTATTGACTGCGATCGCTTCAAGGTGGTCAATGATTCTCTCGGTCATGCGGTTGGGGATGAACTGATTAAATCCTTAGCCAAACGACTTCGGGACAATTTAGATGCTGAGGTGATTGTCGCTCGCTGGGGGGGAGATGAGTTTGTCGCCTTGCTCTATGATAACAGTGAAGCCGAGGTGATTGCGATCGCCCAAGACTTGTTAACGGTCTTATCGGAACCTCACCAACTCTCTCGCCATGAAGTCTTCGTCAATACCAGCATTGGCATCGCCTTTTGTGTGGCAGACCTTTCCCCAGAAGAGCTATTACGGAACGCCGATGCTGCCATGTATCGGGCCAAGGCCCTGGGGGGAAATCGCTATCACCTCTTCGATCCAATTCTCCACCAAGAAGCCTTAGAACGCCTCGCCTTGGAGAATGACCTACGCTACGCGTATGAGCGCCAAGAGTTTGAAGTTTACTATCAACCTATCCTGGACCTACAAAACGGTGAGTTATTCGGCTTTGAAGCCTTACTGCGCTGGCATCACCCTGAACGAGGCTGGGTTGCCCCTTCTGACTTTATTGCAACCATCGAAGAGACGGGACTCATTGATAAAGTTGGGGAATGGGTGTTAGAGCAAGCCTGTACACAACTTAAGCAATGGCATCAAGACTGGAACTTACCGCTCGTGATGAGTGTCAATTTATCCGTACGGCAGTTTGCCCAGCCAGATTTTCTCGACCAAGTTGATCGAGTTCTCATCAACACCGGAATTGAGCCACGATTTCTTAAATTAGAAATCACCGAAACGGCTCTCATGGAGAACTCCCAATCGACTCTTTTTATCCTAAAACAGCTAAAATCCAAACAAATTCAAATTAGCATTGATGACTTTGGCACAGGCTATTCATCCTTAAGTTATCTCCAGACCTTTCCCGTTGATACCCTCAAGATCGACCGAGCTTTTGTGGTTGGCATGAGTGACTCTCCTGATGGAAAAGGTCTAGTTCCAGCCATCTTGAATCTGGCTCGGGCCACGAATATTGAAACCATTGCCGAAGGCATTGAAACCACTGAACAGCGGGATATTCTACGCAGTTTAGGCTGCAACTTTGCCCAAGGCTTTCTCTTTGCCCGACCGAGTAAAGCGTCAGAGCTACATCCAGATAAGATCCATTTTGGCGGTGAGTCATGA
- the rpsU gene encoding 30S ribosomal protein S21, with amino-acid sequence MTQIIVGENEGIESALRRFRRGVSRAGIFLDLKKNRHFETPIEKRKRKAEALRKQRRRRYRRRSS; translated from the coding sequence ATGACCCAAATTATTGTAGGTGAAAACGAAGGTATCGAATCAGCACTGCGTCGCTTCCGTCGAGGCGTTTCGAGAGCAGGAATTTTCCTAGATCTCAAGAAAAACCGTCATTTTGAAACTCCAATTGAAAAGCGCAAGCGCAAGGCCGAAGCGTTACGCAAACAGCGTCGCCGCCGTTATCGTCGGCGCTCATCCTAG
- a CDS encoding thylakoid membrane photosystem I accumulation factor produces the protein MATLGLAIALWMACLSPVSAALNDDKYDGNIFALYAGNGSIVPPSTSLAQSLTAHRPTLLVFYLDDSRDCKQFSTTVSELQSYYGRVATIVPVNSDSILPNQNYSETEPGYYYKGRVPQSVIFDESGTVRFDESGQVAFEALDSVFREIFELLPRSESVELKRRSVNEVNTELR, from the coding sequence ATGGCTACTCTCGGGTTGGCGATCGCCCTTTGGATGGCTTGTCTATCCCCCGTCTCGGCGGCTCTAAACGATGATAAGTATGATGGCAACATTTTTGCCCTCTATGCGGGCAATGGCTCCATTGTTCCCCCAAGTACAAGCTTGGCGCAATCGTTAACCGCTCATCGTCCCACCCTGTTGGTCTTTTATCTCGATGACAGCCGGGATTGCAAACAGTTTTCGACGACGGTTTCTGAACTGCAATCCTACTATGGTCGCGTCGCCACGATTGTACCGGTCAACAGCGACAGTATCTTGCCCAACCAAAACTACAGTGAGACGGAACCCGGCTATTACTACAAGGGTCGTGTCCCCCAATCGGTCATCTTTGATGAGTCGGGAACTGTTCGCTTTGATGAGTCAGGACAAGTGGCTTTTGAAGCCCTTGATTCAGTCTTTCGGGAGATTTTTGAGCTTCTACCCCGCTCTGAGTCTGTGGAATTGAAACGTCGCTCCGTGAATGAGGTCAACACGGAATTACGATAG